In Mycolicibacterium alvei, a single window of DNA contains:
- a CDS encoding DUF2537 domain-containing protein, which yields MTDDSTPWGTGLTVAGFVAVVLGAAIVVLGVGLLRVHPLLALGLNMVAVGGLAPTVWGWRHRPVWRWFVLGAGVGVAGGWLVLVAVGLMQG from the coding sequence GTGACCGACGATTCCACGCCGTGGGGAACCGGCCTGACGGTGGCCGGTTTCGTGGCCGTGGTGCTCGGAGCGGCGATCGTGGTGCTCGGGGTGGGCCTGCTACGCGTGCACCCGCTGCTGGCGCTCGGGCTGAACATGGTGGCCGTCGGCGGGTTGGCCCCCACCGTGTGGGGCTGGCGGCACCGGCCGGTGTGGCGCTGGTTCGTTCTCGGTGCAGGCGTCGGTGTGGCGGGTGGCTGGTTGGTGCTCGTGGCCGTCGGACTGATGCAGGGCTGA